The genomic segment GGCATCTacagataaataattttttagtCAGCTTTCTAATAATGGTGTTAATCTTCAGGAAATACAGTATACTGTGTGAgcataaaacaaactgaaccaAAATCATATTATTTCAACTGTTTTTTGCTTGGTTTCTCATCTGTCTACCGTGCAGGAGCTGGGTATGATCCGTAAACCGGCATCCTTCATGACCAGCATCTGTGATGAGAGAGGTCAGGAGCTCATCTATGCCGGGATGCCCATCACTGAAGTCTTCAAGTCAGAAATTGGCCTGGGGGGAACTCTGGGGCTGCTTTGGTTCCAGCGGAGGTCAGCCTCTTTTCATAACAAGTAGTTGTTATGAACAGCCACTGAGAATTTCTTGACCTATATAAGCATGATGTGTGCTTTCACCACTTTGTGCACAGGCTGCCGAGGTATGCCTGCCAGTTCATTGAGATGTGCCTGATGGTAACTGCGGACCATGGCCCTGCTGTTTCTGGTGCGCACAACACTATTGTCTGTGCCCGAGCTGGGAAAGATCTCATCTCCAGCCTCACCTCTGGCCTCCTCACCATTGTGAGACACCTTAACCTGTGATGTCTTCATGTTCTTTTTTCACACACCCTTAAAAATCCACCATAAGTAGACCTCTCTTatgattttctgtcttttcctcaGGGTGACCGCTTCGGAGGGGCTCTGGATGCTGCAGCAAAGCAGTTCAGCAATGCGTTTGATAGCGGCATGCTGCCCATGGAGTTTGTCAACAAGATGAAGAAAGATGGCAAGCTGATCATGGGAATTGGACACAGGGTTAAATCAGTGAGTCTCAGAAGCAAAGAGCTGCATCTCCTCCCTAATGTTCCTGTTTGGTCTTCAAAACTATTAAATTGgaaaagtacttttaaaaaaggatCAAATAAAGTAGATTGAACAGGAAAGATGTTAAActaatgttttctctgcttttccAGATTAACAACCCTGACATGAGAGTCCAGATCTTAAAGGATTTTGTGAAGCAACACTTCCCCTCCACCCAGCTGTTGGACTATGCTCTAGAAGTAGAGAAAATTACCACTTCTAAAGTAAGACGTTGAACTAAATTATAGGTGAAAGTTGGCAAAGATGAGCAGAAacactcattttatttcatctcacatgattttcttctctttctgtgcTGACTAGAAACCCAACCTGATCCTGAATGTGGATGGTTTCATTGGTGTGTCCTTTGTGGACCTCCTCAGAACTTGTGGTGGATTTACACGGTCAGCCAATatctttattaatgttttaccagatttttcttaaaatggAGTTAAGATATATTAAATATACTTATTTCTATGTGGGCACATATACTCAGACTACAGGATTACACGCAGAAACAGCTGTTCATGCTTCACATGACTACTCATCACTAAAAGTAACCTAAATCTGGATTGGTCTTTCTCATGTTGTCTTTTCCTTATCCACCACATCGTCACAGGGATGAGGCTGATGAGTTTATAGAAATCGGTGCCTTGAATGGCATCTTTGTCTTGGGACGCAGCATGGGATTCATTGGTGAGTTCTTTCAGTTGCTATGGGAATATATGCACAAGAGAAAATGTATCTATGTTGTCTGTAAATTAATCCATCCTCATTATATCTCCTCAGGTCACTACCTGGACCAGAAGAGGCTGAAGCAGGGTCTGTATCGCCACCCGTGGGATGACATTTCCTATGTGCTCCCAGAGCACATGTCTATGTAATCAACGAGAGTAAACCATGTAGTGCCAACTATCAGTCCTGAAACTTTCTGTGATGagtcacttaaaaaaacagtGGCATAAAAATGCAAAGATGTTATCATTAATATAGCTGTAAATTGCAAATACTGAGAAGAACTTTAAGAgtctatttttagttttaaaatccTGTCAGTGCTGCAGTTCTGTTGAATATCAGTGAAATCTGCTCCAGGGTCTTAGTGTAGCATGTTAGTGAGAGTTGCACAGGAATCAGGTGTGAGAGAGAAAAGTAGATTAACTGTTGACTACAACTACCAGTGATAATTAAggaaatgcttttatttatccCAAGTATAACATCATTGTGTTAACTAAGCATGCGTGTCTGGATCAGTGTTGTGTCTCTGTGCAGCTCTCCATATTGTGCCATTTTGAAACCATGAGGTAACTATGTAGTgcaataacataacataaaatcgGTACTGTAAAGCAGAGTGTTACTTCTGTATTAATGTATTAAAAGagggaaattaaactttgagaAAATGCTATTGCTTTGATTTTTGTTGACATTAATGAggcaaaaatcacattttagtcTGTTTCTTGCAACAAATGGGACCATTTTATGAGTCATTCCTGGAAGCCTCTGTGCCCAGGAAAATGTCATCTCTAAACTGATGCAACATGTGGGTAATGGAAGTCAAGTAAGACCAAAAACTAAATGTCACttgataaatataatataattttcccAATTATTTAAGTAGATTATATGCATATGAAAAATGAaccacaaatatattttaattgaaTCATAACTGGaaatataaaagtttatttgtatttagaaTTATTTTTGCATCACTaatttattggatttttttgtaTGCAAGTAAATCttaaggtttgttttgtttttatagccTCCTTTATGGTCagattttaaagataatttctTGTCTGATGTTGAAAATGTTAGTCCACCTATGACTTATATTGTAACGCACATCTTTCAGATCTCTTCTTCACTTGATCAAAAGACTTAAGTGTAAGAAAGAAAGCCAGACAACATCAGTTCCATTATTTGCTATTTGAAAAAACATCTTACATAAACTTTCATCAGTGTTGCcgttgtctctgtgtttgtttctaaTCGTGTGAACTGAATGTGCCTCTGTACCGACTTGTAGTATGTTCACAACTGTATAGTTgagatattttaaatgtaataaatgtgaCATAGTAATGCTGTATAATTTCCATACTGTTATACAATGATTGCTGTTGTGTGTTGTGTAATTCTCATTACCATAGCTTCCCTAAACTAACATTTTATACACCTCTCCTAAATTGAATCTCCTGAGATTTACAATTCTGCAAATCCTTGTGTAGtgtaattttataaatataagttTAAAGGGTATGTATAGAATACAGCTGTAATGTCTTTCTGTCAGGCTTCCCGTGGTTCTGACAAATTATTACAGACTATGGCTGTCACATATCTATTTGCATGTCTAATCAATATAATTATGgcaaatttggatttttggaAACCCTGTATTTCTAAATTGAAGTGGCTTGTCTatcacattttgaaaaaaaaattataatgtaGCACGTGGTCAGTGTTAAAGCTTTTGTACAGAGTTGGATGTTTTTGTTAACCTGACTTTTAGGCCTGAAGAATAATAACACATGCCTACTACATGCTTTCTGCTGCTCAAATGTGGGAACGTCACTTACGTCAACCACGCAGCCACTCCTTTCCCCTATTGCGCATGTCCACGATTTTGCCTGTGTTAATCGCTGTGAAGTTAGTTTGTTATTGGTCATTTCCGTCTATCTGACAGTTGTTTCAAATTCACACCAGaatctacttttcttttttaaatctaccaaataaataaatcacataaaactTCAATAAAATTGAAATGGCTGAAATTTAGTTGTGCATATAGCTGCTCGTGCACttcgttttatttttttgctgtctCGTTTGGGTGCTAGAGGACAACTTAAGGACAAATTCCactaaacaatgaaaaatttCTTAAAATTACAGAAATATATTATAACATTATAGCAAAATAATGTGGGATATAAGACAGGTGGAAAGCTAACGGTCCCCTTTAAATCACGGATATGACGCAACGAATACGAAACGGGCTTCAACGGTTATCTCCGTCTGGACTCCATGTATGTGTGGCTGCGTATGTCGCCTCCTTTCCGTCGTTAGTTTACTTCATTTCCGACCACTGCTCACCCCCAACGCTGGCAGCAGAATGGCAGCGGCGGCCCCCAACCCGGAGGACACCGCCAGAAGCAGTAGCAACGGTGGTGGCGGCAGCGGAACGCCCAGTGCGCTTGCCGGAGACGGAGACGCGGAAGAGGCCGAGGacttcacctcctcctcccactGTTCAGAGCTGTCTCGGCGGCAGAACGAGCAAAGGAAGCAGGGTTTGTTCTGCGACGTGACGCTGGCCTTCAGCAGCGGGGCGGCTACAGGTAACGTCCAGAGCTGCGAGTTTTCAGCCCACAGGTCTGTGCTGGCTGCTGCCACAGATTATTTCACACCACTGCTGGGAGGGCAGTTTTCCGAGTCCCTGTCCGGAAGGGTGGAGATGAAAGAATGGAGCTCAGAACTGGGGCCGGACCCGGAGACGGTGGAAAGTGTCATCCAGTATATGTACACTGGAGAGATACGCGTTAGCACCTGCAATGTACACGAAGTATTGGAGCTGGCAGACAGGTATGATTATGTTCAGTCAGTCACGTGAGAATGCATGAGACCTTCTGTAGTAGCTCTTACTTTGAAGTACCTGTTTTGTGTACTGCTTGCAGAAAACAAAGCCTTATCTTTCAGGTCAAATCCGAAAAGCCTTCTATAATCTTGTAAACAGGAAGTGTTCGTTTTCTAATGTTCTATGTATCTTTTCTATGCTTACTTCATGCTAGGTTCTTGCTGCTGCAACTGAAGGACTTCTGTGGAGAGTTTCTCAAGAAGAAGCTGAGCCTAACTAACTGTGTAGCAGTGCACAGCCTAGCTCACATGTACACTTTGGACCAGCTGGCTCTGCGTGCTGCAGACATGATCCGCCGCAACTTCCACAAAGTTATCCAGGATGAGGAGTTCTACACACTCCCCTTTCACCTGGTTCGTGACTGGCTGTCAGATGCAGAGATTACAGTGGATTCAGAGGAGGTGCTATTTGAAGCTGTGGTGAAGTGGGTGCAGAAGAACCCAGAAGAGCGAAGCCGCTACTTTGAGGAACTGTTTCGTCTCCTCAGGCTGCCCCAGATCAAGCCCACCTACCTGACCAGGGTGGTGAAAAATGAACGACTAGTGGCTGCCAATGAGGCCTGTCTCCGGCTGGTGTCAGAGGCTGTAGAGGGTCACGCTATTCGCTTTGAAAACCTCAAGTCAGCAGATATGGAGTTCTGGTCCTCCCACATGGCCTCCTTTCAGCCTCGTTTTGGCCAGAATATGGACGTTATCATGGTAGTGGGTGGAGTGTCTGAGGGAGGGGACTACCTGAGTGAGTGTGTGGGCTACTTCATTTATGAGGATCGTTGGGTTAACTTGCCTCAcatccacaaccacctggatggGCACGCCATCGCTGCTACAGAGTCCCACGTCTATGTAGCTGGTTCTATGGAGCCAGGCTTTGCTAAGACGGTGGAACGTTACAACCCAAATCGCAACACTTGGGAGCAGGTGAGCAACTTAACCACACGTAAGCACTCTTTTGGCCTAACCTGCATTAAGGATATCCTGTACAGCATTGGCGGTCATGGCAATTTCAGTCCAGGTTTCAAAGATGTTAGCGTGTATGAGCCTGAGCAGGACAAGTGGCACAATCTGGAATCTGCTCCCAAGATCCTGCGAGATGTGAAGGCAGTGAGTGTTGAGGATCGCTATGTGTATGTCACGGCACGCACACCTGTGGATACGGATAATGAGGATGGATTGAAGACTGTAACCACTCGGTATGACACAGAGAGTCGTCAGTGGCAGGATGTTGACTCCTTGCCACTTATTGATAACTACTGCATCTTCCAGATGGCTGTGGCTTCCACTAATTTCTACCACACAGCCTCCTGCTGCCCCAAAAGCTACACAGTGCGGGATGAGGTTGCCAGACAGAAGATTAGTGTGCGCATATCTGACGAGATTCTTGAGAGCCTGCCACCAGAGGTAACCAGCATCGAGGGTGCTGCTATCTGCCACTTTGACGAGGATGTGTTCATTATTGGAGGCTGGAAGAACAGCGATGACGTGGACAAGCAGTACCGCAAGGAAGCCTACCGCTACTGTGCTGAGAGGAAGCGTTGGATGCTGCTGCCCCCCATGCCTCAGCCTCGCTGTCGAGCTACCGCCTGCCATGTCCGCATCCCGTACCGTTTCCTGTATGGCTGCCAGCGGTATCCAATGCCCCAGAACCTGGCTCGCCAGAGAGATCGCATGCAGCAGATGCAGCAGCTTCATCGCCGCACCCTCACCTTGCGTCGGCAGCTCCAGTCGCAGATAGAGTGCTGAACAATTCAGCATCCGCTCCATCCATGTACTCCGTAGCTCTGTCCGAAGATTTACAGCAAAACCTCATCCCACCGCAGCCATCACTGACACCCactcatacaaaaaaaaaaaaaaaaactacggTGCAACATGTTGCTTTCAGTCtggatttcattcatttaacattCTAGCATTCACTTTCATGCTGTGTTGTATTGATAACTGATCTGTGTAAGCCATGAATTGTGTGGGCAGGTGTTAGTTGGTGGTCTGTGGGAAGGGTAAGGTGGATGTAAACATGTGAATAAGAGTGTTATTTAGCAGCCAAAAACTTAATATGCTTTAGCTTTTTATGTTGGTATAGATGCTGTTTATCTATTTGTACATAAATAGTATAAAGctatatatgtatacatttCTATAATATTTTACATTCCTTTATTGTATGCCTGTAGTGAGGAAAAATATGTGACATCAGTAATAATTGCATTCCTACATTCTTAATGAAGCCTCATCATTCCA from the Melanotaenia boesemani isolate fMelBoe1 chromosome 2, fMelBoe1.pri, whole genome shotgun sequence genome contains:
- the LOC121628965 gene encoding kelch-like protein 11; translation: MCGCVCRLLSVVSLLHFRPLLTPNAGSRMAAAAPNPEDTARSSSNGGGGSGTPSALAGDGDAEEAEDFTSSSHCSELSRRQNEQRKQGLFCDVTLAFSSGAATGNVQSCEFSAHRSVLAAATDYFTPLLGGQFSESLSGRVEMKEWSSELGPDPETVESVIQYMYTGEIRVSTCNVHEVLELADRFLLLQLKDFCGEFLKKKLSLTNCVAVHSLAHMYTLDQLALRAADMIRRNFHKVIQDEEFYTLPFHLVRDWLSDAEITVDSEEVLFEAVVKWVQKNPEERSRYFEELFRLLRLPQIKPTYLTRVVKNERLVAANEACLRLVSEAVEGHAIRFENLKSADMEFWSSHMASFQPRFGQNMDVIMVVGGVSEGGDYLSECVGYFIYEDRWVNLPHIHNHLDGHAIAATESHVYVAGSMEPGFAKTVERYNPNRNTWEQVSNLTTRKHSFGLTCIKDILYSIGGHGNFSPGFKDVSVYEPEQDKWHNLESAPKILRDVKAVSVEDRYVYVTARTPVDTDNEDGLKTVTTRYDTESRQWQDVDSLPLIDNYCIFQMAVASTNFYHTASCCPKSYTVRDEVARQKISVRISDEILESLPPEVTSIEGAAICHFDEDVFIIGGWKNSDDVDKQYRKEAYRYCAERKRWMLLPPMPQPRCRATACHVRIPYRFLYGCQRYPMPQNLARQRDRMQQMQQLHRRTLTLRRQLQSQIEC